The Candidatus Hydrogenedentota bacterium genome has a window encoding:
- a CDS encoding LysR family transcriptional regulator, with the protein MSRGHGPKTPAFCPGFKLWLRGDDPKEVFGSGKWRLLEAIEREGSLRAAAEVLGISYRKAWGDLRKAEKALGVMFLERRRGGSDGGETRLTVEGRKWLKEYRRFHERVAKSVDKAFATWSNRIEK; encoded by the coding sequence ATGAGCCGCGGTCATGGGCCCAAAACGCCGGCTTTCTGTCCGGGGTTCAAGTTGTGGCTGCGCGGCGACGATCCCAAGGAGGTCTTCGGCAGCGGCAAGTGGCGATTGCTCGAAGCCATTGAACGCGAAGGATCGTTGCGCGCGGCGGCGGAGGTTCTCGGCATCAGCTACCGGAAAGCGTGGGGCGATCTCCGCAAGGCCGAAAAGGCGCTGGGCGTCATGTTTCTCGAACGGCGGCGCGGCGGCAGCGACGGCGGGGAGACACGGCTGACTGTCGAGGGGCGCAAATGGCTCAAAGAATACAGGCGATTTCACGAACGAGTTGCGAAGTCGGTGGACAAGGCGTTTGCCACATGGTCAAACAGGATTGAAAAATGA